In Mus musculus strain C57BL/6J chromosome 14, GRCm38.p6 C57BL/6J, the following are encoded in one genomic region:
- the Cenpj gene encoding centromere protein J isoform X2, which translates to MFLMPTSSELNSGQNFLTQWMTSPSRAGVILNRGFPILEADDKQAATNVSTSFPAKATHFSNSFSISSEEDSFHEEQKLEAGGPYKPWSENPEAPPVFPSVRKEPIASRQDAPGCQEDNNNDLTPHLESEFKEVANKNPLFKKLEQLKEIQQKKQEQLKRQQLEQLQRLMEEQEKLLTMVSAQHAFPGTLLPDDQSQKHRSPGDLTLPPHSYSNPTQENSCASNVLPDEQSNFCRATQDSVLTSKNASDLFYESQYQEAHVKRNDLKEESPAHPSGEGALPRWEKKMGRSQEGKDVNLQKCGDSSEVVNIDERPIKAAVREKQQTFEDYLEEQIQLEERELRQKQLQEAEGPLLAKTKPKQPFLKRGEGLARFTNAKSKFQKGKESKLASTQSPSEDQPGSKVDRQHLQRKTALINKDLCAETPTVKKDSKARPKAGFASLRQKPKVTKTNMRESLSPPGLKVQTGKKRDGQFRHQVKGERNAHASNKENVPACIKPWDAGCKMWSKTQGRERLPLSTGPVGCVVSRSPIRETDRETESSLDFSLQKKLEIWEREKEKENLELDEFLFLERAADEISFSSNSSFVLRILERDQQICDGHRLSSTPVKAVQQREAQQADPRGQSNCSEIPRYGVAHENESECEAMLLSWGSGSPDGLRELSCKRSMKAFQTSTSEIQSQWDARDDGVANSDSSTESEEQHDITIKPSTEVGDRVFSNREDSPQVCDAKGPIRDTGAQEDKWRDADLDLSDKECSSDESVIVESLNNKVLEPLRLPSSQAGSKIDFDDERSWTDLEENPYEHGVIHREEAIYGTPQTQCHSKSEGCVLDKTIKRKIAPVKKGEDFKCDRRISPPPPSDLMVKFFPSLKPKPKLDSHLENESKLNLSQDQPPGDSVRSQVLREKVTELESEIEKFKAENTSLAKLRIERESALEKLRKEIADFEQQKARELARIEEYRKEETRKLQKERKVFEKYTAAARTFPDKKEREEIQRP; encoded by the exons ATGTTCCTGATGCCAACCTCTTCAGAATTAAACAGTGGGCAGAATTTCCTAACCCAGTGGATGACCAGTCCTTCTCGGGCTGGGGTCATACTAAATCGAGGATTTCCTATTTTGGAAGCAGATGATAAGCAAGCAGCTACAAATGTTTCTACGAGCTTCCCTGCTAAAGCCACCCATTTTTCAAATAGCTTCAGTATTAGTAGTGAAGAGGATTCATTTCATGAAGAACAGAAGTTGGAGGCTGGAGGACCTTATAAACCATGGTCAGAAAACCCTGAAGCTCCTCCGGTCTTTCCTTCAGTTAGAAAGGAGCCAATTGCATCACGTCAGGATGCCCCGGGATGCCAGGAGGATAACAACAATGATCTTACGCCTCATCTCGAGAGTGAATTCAAAGAAGTGGCTAATAAaaacccactttttaaaaaactggaacAG CTGAAAGAGATCCAGCAGAAGAAGCAGGAGCAGCTGAAGAGGCAGCAGCTGGAACAGCTGCAGAGGCtcatggaggagcaagagaagctGCTCACCATGGTGTCTGCACAGCACGCGTTTCCAG gTACATTACTGCCTGATGATCAGAGCCAGAAGCATCGCTCTCCCGGAGATTTAACTCTGCCACCACACAGCTACTCAAATCCAACCCAAGAAAACTCCTGTGCTTCCAACGTTTTACCCGATGAACAGAGTAATTTCTGTAGAGCCACTCAAGATTCCGTATTAACTTCAAAAAATGCTTCGGATTTGTTTTACGAGTCACAGTATCAAGAAGCACATGTGAAAAGAAATGATTTAAAGGAGGAAAGTCCTGCCCACCCTTCAG GGGAAGGTGCTTTGCCACGTTGGGaaaagaagatggggaggagTCAGGAAGGGAAGGATGTGAACTTACAAAAATGTGGAGATTCTTCAGAAGTGGTTAATATTGATGAAAG GCCCATCAAAGCTGCTGTTAGAGAGAAGCAGCAGACATTTGAGGACTACTTAGAAGAGCAGATCCAACTGGAAGAGCGGGAGCTtagacagaagcagctgcag GAAGCAGAAGGACCATTGCTAGCGAAAACGAAACCCAAGCAACCATTTTTAAAACGAGGAGAAGGTTTAGCTAGGTTTACTAATGCTAAATCTAAATTtcaaaaggggaaagaaagtaaGCTAGCAAGTACGCAGAGCCCATCAGAGGACCAGCCTGGGTCTAAAGTAGACAGACAGCATTTGCAGAGGAAAACTGCTCTCATAAATAAAGACCTGTGTGCAGAAACCCCCACTGTTAAAAAGGACAGTAAAGCTAGACCCAAGGCTGGCTTTGCCTCACTCAGGCAGAAACCCAAAGTGACCAAGACCAATATGAGAGAAAGTCTCTCCCCACCAGGACTGAAAGTCCAGACGGGGAAGAAACGTGATGGACAGTTTAGACACCAGGTCAAAGGAGAACGAAATGCACATGCTAGTAATAAGGAAAATGTGCCTgcatgcataaagccctgggATGCTGGTTGCAAGATGTGGAGTAAgacacaggggagagagagacttcCTCTTTCCACTGGACCAGTTGGCTGTGTGGTCTCTAGGAGCCCGATacgtgagacagacagagaaacagaatcttcccttgatttttctcttcagaaaaaattAGAGATTTGGGaacgagaaaaagaaaaggaaaacttggAATtagatgaatttttatttttggaacgGGCTGCTGATGAAATATCATTTTCTAGTAATTCCTCATTTGTACTGAGAATCTTAGAAAGGGACCAGCAGATCTGCGACGGTCACAGGCTGTCTTCTACTCCTGTCAAAGCTGTACAGCAGCGTGAGGCACAGCAGGCAGATCCTAGGGGTCAGAGTAACTGCAGTGAGATTCCCCGTTACGGTGTCGCACATGAGAACGAGAGTGAATGCGAGGCCATGCTCTTGTCTTGGGGTTCAGGGTCACCTGATGGTTTGAGGGAACTGTCCTGTAAACGTAGTATGAAAGCCTTCCAAACCAGCACTTCTGAGATCCAGAGCCAATGGGATGCAAGGGATGATGGCGTTGCCAACAGCGACAGTAGCACTGAGTCTGAGGAGCAGCATGACATTACCATCAAACCGTCCACCGAGGTTGGGGACAGGGTCTTCAGCAACAGAGAGGATAGTCCACAAGTCTGTGATGCCAAAGGACCTATTAGGGACACCGGGGCTCAGGAAGATAAATGGAGAGACGCAGACCTGGATCTGTCTGATAAAGAGTGTAGCAGTGACGAGTCTGTCATAGTTGAAAGCCTGAACAATAAAGTATTGGAACCACTGAGACTGCCCTCCTCTCAAGCTGGGAGTAAAATTGACTTCGATGATGAAAGATCGTGGACAGACCTTGAGGAGAATCCATACGAACATGGTGTTATCCACAGAGAGGAAGCCATATATGGTACACCCCAGACACAGTGCCACAGTAAGAGTGAAGGGTGTGTTCtggacaaaacaataaaaaggaagATTGCACCAGTCAAGAAGGGAGAAGACTTCAAGTGTGACAGGCGCATAAGCCCTCCTCCTCCATCTGACTTGATGGTAAAATTCTTCCCTTCTTTGAAACCAAAGCCAAAATTAGATTCACACTTGGAAAATGAATCCAAGTTAAACCTGAGTCAAGATCAACCACCAG GTGACAGTGTTCGATCTCAGGTTTTAAGAGAGAAAGTTACTGAATTGGaatcagaaatagaaaaatttaaagctGAGAACACATCTTTAGCTAAACTTCGTATTGAACGAGAAAGTGCCTTGGAAAAACTGAG